In Raphanus sativus cultivar WK10039 unplaced genomic scaffold, ASM80110v3 Scaffold3005, whole genome shotgun sequence, the DNA window TTGTGctttctttaatttaatttgtggAAAGAGTGGTTGCGGTTTATTTGTAGTCATTTTCACATTATGGTTACGGTTTAATAATCATGCTTCTGAAGTAGactacaatatagttttaaaaaatccaTGCAATTTAGTTATGCAATCCATATCACTAGAATATTAACAgtaaggggggtgtattcaaccgagagtttcaggtgatttgtattaaaatgacaaatccactgttattcaaacatgaattttaaaaactcatttaaaatccactgttattgaatttgacatttcGTAAATTACTctgaaatctactgttattgaaaatattttaagttgtgggattttaaagttttgaggtgattttagggtgtttggatggagtttcttagttaaaaaaaaataaaactcaaatctcattactttaggtgatattctagagtagtttaacaaaaagcacctaaatctctgcaacttattaaaatcatctaaaactccattaaaaatcaaatcacatcaaatgctaaattgaatacattcCCCTAAATCTTCAATTTGACTAAAAAATACATTTGAATCCTATGTTTtagtatctatattattaatagAGAATCAATCTAAAAATCTACTATACAAAAGTTATTACACCTACACATTAactatttgttatttttatttttatatatctttattttctctgcctatacaatattttaaatgaaatcatTTATTACTTTTCGTTATTTACTAAACATAATATAGGAACCACATTTATGAATAGAGAGATACACTTTATGAACTTGGCAATGAGTCCCTTTTCAttttatcatataattttttttttgaaaacattttttttatcatttaatttgTATATGAAAATTCACAAACCAAGATTGCATTCTAACATGGCTATACGAATAATGAATTCTGCATTAACATATGTAGTTGTATGAAACATAGTTTCTAAGACAAcctttatcataaaatatatagaacatATATAGAAGTTTGAATGACTCTCTCTCTAGACTTTCTTCTCCAACCTCTTTCTATACATAAGTAATCAGAATCTGTTTCCAGTAGCCAGTGATTAATCGAGAGTAACACGGCTACAACATTAGCATTGAATTCGAATCATTACAGCACATATATAACTTTTGTAAGAACGATTTAGGCCAATAACAGTTCAACTAGTTTAAAGATAAGCTCACAACATAAAACAAACATGTCCATATGAAAATCATGAGTTAGAATGTGTAAAACTGCAAAGATTCTTTCATATTgtgaaacaagaacagaaaatatatatttttgtcatttttctctggaacactaaaataaaataactcatttgatcagaaaaaataaaaaaataataaaaagaaaatggcAGAAATTAAATAGACTTGATACGCCTGACGTGGCATCCTAACGACGCCCTTTCTCTCTCCGCCATTCGTTCGGCACGTGATAGTTCCTAAATGGGTCCCACTCTTACATAAACCTATGTCTTCTCCACTGTAACTCATTTGCTCTCATATCCAATGACTTGAAAAAACCATGAAGGTTTCTGAATCAAATAAAAGTTTGAATTATTGATACTTTTATCGTTTTTTACAATGAGGGTTACGTTAGGCGACTTGGtaatctttttttctattttttttgttcgtgGTGGAGTTGGTGATGTGATTCGAGGGGTGTCGGGTGTGATTCGGTTCTGTTTCTTGAGTCATACTTTATTGGGACGACGAAGAGGTAAAGTCTCAATCTTTACTATACTTGTGAATATGAGTAATGATCTGTTTTTGTATCACTCGGGAGGTGATGATTCTGAGTTTTTATGATTGTTTTCTTCTTACGTTACTTCACGGTTCTATGCAAGCCCTCTGTCTTGTATTCATAAAGTCGACTCTCTTTTCTCTGATGCTTATCTGTATCAATCTTTAAGAGAAAAGAGAGATGTAAGATGTAAATCCCCGGGATTTATTTGATTACATTCCATTTTTCTGTATCTTTGAGTTCACGGGGAAGAACAAGGTTTTGGCTTTGACTGCATTGTAGATATAGAACTTGAGTTTTACAAGTTATGGAAGGAGCCTCTAATTTCACTCctcacataaaaaaaaaaataaagaactgAGCTTGTCTCGAGGTAGTTTGGTTAGGGTATGGTAGTTTGAGTACCCGAACAGGATAAGCATTATAGTCCAGTGAAGTGGTTAACTGTGGTAATTATTTAGAGAGCttggtaagattttttttttattttttcttataggGAAATGGCCTTTGAgaagtgactaatgatttggtAGCTTTGATTTTGTATCCTTTTCAGTGATCAACCAGATATGAGTGCAACTGAACTTTCTAAACGCTTAGCTGAGCTAGCCAGATATCATTCAACGAGAGGTGGTGCATTTCCTGAAACAGTGGTGTCTTGCTTGGTTAGGTAAAGTGATTTGCTCACCAGAGAAAACGTCTGAACTTGGGAAAGgccatgatattttttttcatagcACTGACGAGAGAGTAAAGAGAAAGGTGATGATGACTTTGATGAGTACGGCTGGGCTAACATTGGCAGCTTTGATGAGATCTCCATCGAATGTTCAGGTAAAGCTTTGTTCATAAGTACTAGCCTCTTTATCTCATTTGTGCCagattatttgaaaattttgtgaagaAGCTGCTTCACTTGTAGAATACTGACAAGATATTGggttttgatcatttttctaAGTGAGCTATAGGTTTCTTAACATCAAAGATAATTACTACTAATGGTTAGTTCCAAGCACATTTGTCTCTATCTAACACAATATCCTCTCAAGTGATGATTTTGCATTAGTGATGTCCCTATATTTGGCGGTGGCAGATGAGTTATGGTCTTCTTCCAAAGATGTATTCAATAGTCCATCAAAAACAGTACCATCAATTTTGAACTCTGAAGATCTAGGATTTGATATTAGAACTGAGTTTGAGCAACAAGAGAACCAGCAATTTCCACTGACTGGAAAAGCCAATGGTCCCTCATCTCAAAGTGTGCGTGTAACCCCAAAATCTGAGCAGTTTCATGAGCATAAGGGTCAAGCCTCACTTGAGGACCACTTACTACGCACAGCAGACTGCTGCACGTTGCTCACACGTTTATGATAAAGTGAATGAAAGAAAGTGTGTTGCATTAGTTTtgtctttaaatttctttatgtATTGAGTCTTATTTGTTTCATTTCCTTATTCTGTGCAGCCAtatcaacaaaacaaaatgatgaAGCTTTTGAAATTGTTTGGGACTTCTGTGGCAGTAGCATTTCAAGATGCAAACGGTCAGAGGACACACTGTCCATcacttggaaaaaaaaaaagtaaattggTTAGCACCGTCAGCGTGAGTCTCAAGGGTCTGGGACATCACACCATCTACATATGCCAAACCAGTACATGGCTACTTCTGGTTTTGGTAATCATACAAATCCATATTCTACTCTGCCTCTAATCTCAGCCGTCCAACATCCAGATGTTAAGAATCAGCTGATGCATCCTTCCTACAATCCTGCTACTGCTATCTCTGTAAACATGGTAATAGATGCCTCTGCAAGACAGAAAATGCAGGCAATGCTTGCCATTCAGAGACAACGGCATCAATTTCGTCATCAGGTTCCTGTAGCAGATCGATCCCATTACTCAGAACTGTCCACTCCAGACATCTCACTAGTGATAATAAGACTACATTTCGAaaaactttttgtttgtttactcTAGTTTTTCCTCCTTTGAAACCAAGTTCAAGCTCTTATTACAATTGAAACTAAAGTAAAACAGTCTATTTCCATAACTAAAAATGTCTCAAGCTGCAGTGAGTTTGCATCATCTTCAGAAGATGCAGCGGTAAGTGACGAAATACCCAACAGGCTCTTTGCTGTATGTAATCTTCACCACCTGGCCCTTCTTCAACCCATGGTATCTCACGAAACTGTCCTTCTCTTTCAAAGAGGGAAGCTAAAAACGAAAAGAGAAATCCATTTAAAACatagaatacaaaaaaaaaggtgagAAGCTATGTGAAGAACTTAACCATACCTGTTTGTCCTCAAGCGCATGCTCACTCATCAacttctctttctcctctttgGTTAAAACCTCAATCTTTGGCTGTCCAGTGTGCTTTGTGATGTTGACCAGCAAATCTCCTATCTGTTGTTGACACAGAAATAAACACATAAGTGTTCCGTTAAGTATGATTGTTAAGTCAGGTATCAGTTGCATGATCCAAATCCTGTTATCTCACATTCATATTAATAGAAACATTTCATAATGCAGCAAAAGGGAGAACGGCTTGCTTACCGGGAAAGTTTCAACAGTACAAGGAAAGGTTGCCAGTTCCTTCCTAGCAAAGTGGTTCATTTTGCCCTGTAAAACGAGAATCAGCCCATGCAAGCCAACAGTGCCGGAAACCTGACTGTGGATAGCACGGACTGATTTCACAGTGACTGGTTCAATCCCCATGAACACAACAAGTATCTGCATTAAAAAACACAATTCAAGTATCAGAACTGAGGTAAGCATGATGGGAAACAGGTAAAGCATGTGTGAAACGTTTGTTGACACTTCTCATCTCAACTAAGCAGATTAAAACAAAATGCCATTTCTCATCTCAATCTTCCATAGGATACATAAACAAGACACACGCCAAGGCAAACCACAAATCAAAGGAAcgaaaaagaaacacaactcACAGTTTCACCACTAATCTCTGATCAACCCCTATACTCATCACTAGTCATAGTCATTTAAAAGTTCACTGAAACTAAAAAGTCTAAACCTTTTGCAAGTTTAAAGGCAAACTTAAACCAAATGTAAAAccctaatttaaaaaaataaaataaatgtaaaaccCTAAATTGAAAAAGTTTAGGCCTTTCCTGTGTTTGAgggcaaaccaaaccaaatgtaAAACTCTAAATTGAAAAAAGTAGTTGCCTTTATCAAATTTTTCTGCGTTTGAAggcaaacccaaaccaaaactaAACTCTAGATCGGAAAAGTCGAGGCCTTTCTCAAACTTTCTTTGTGTTTgaagacaaaaccaaaccaaaagcaAAGTCTCTTCCTTTATCATGTTTTCATCTGTTTCAGCCCCAAAATGCAACACCCAAATCGAAAACAGAGgtgaaaaagataaatataaaaaaaagaaaaagcttaAACCTTTTTCATGGGGTTTGAGCGGAGAGGCACACAGATACGGAGGCGTTCAAGGTCTGGCTTCTCTCCAAAACCAGATCGAAActctgagagagagagggagagttCGGCGTCTGAAACTTGGTAGCCTCTGTCGCGGAGCATCTCGAGAGCTGTCGTGCGAGCCAAGTAAAACCTCTTGCTCTCATCTCCACCTTTGTCCTCCGTCTTCGCGATGCAGTGGCTGTGTGTGCCATCGTCAAACGTCGACACGCCGTTCTCAGAGGACCATTGTACTGCCATTACCtcctccattttttttttttttgcctttgaGCTTCCTTTCACCGATTGAGTTTTGTAGTTGAGAGAAGAAAAGGTTTTGTCTTTAAGCCATTTTAAGCTCCTTtctgaatttattattttatttaggttggttcggttttgttttgtctttcgATTTACAATTTCAAAGATTTAAAAACTGTTCGGTTATTCAGGACATTTGGTTCAGTTTTCATTtcaattattttggtttttgatttggtttggatAACAATAGGAAGAAACcagttaataaattaattatgtctttcaaaataattcaaaaaacagctttttaaataaaatatcacataAATAAGTATTTTTCCGCATTTACAggattaataattttacaaaaattgtatatatatattatcaaatccAAAGCCATTAGAAGAAATTATTttcatacttttaaaatatttaatacttatttaaatattgaatgtttatatactataaatttttatttaaaaataattttgtaaataaaaaaaaagacttttagATTCAAAATTGCAACCTTTTGACTCTCCAGATCCTATTCAAGTCACAATTGATTTCTTTTCATGTATAACTCAAAACCCGTTTCTACAATGACTGATCTACTCCTGTAggcttgtgtgtgtgtttgttgcatctgtgtgtcttaaatctctattgtaccagtaaaatgcccagcactcgtGGGTCGGACGTAGTCAAGGTTGACATCTGGGGGTGCGGGGGCCGCAGGCCCCCGCGATACGgtatgccttttcggtttaggaaagttactatttctattgggaaaaggaaatcgggttttttttgaggctgtataaatatgggtctaagggtttgtaaattattatcacatcattaataagaaaccctaaacgggtatttgcctcaatacgttttcttctctattcttcttctaacctaaaagacggctgttcacaacaagtggtatcagagctttaggTTGCGAACCCTAAAGGATGACCGGAGGAAGTTCTCTTAAGTTCGATGTTCCAAGATTCGATGGGAAGGGAAATTTCGGTCTGTGGCAACGGCGTGTTAAGGACTTGCTTACGCAGCAAGGGATGAAGAAGTCTCTGTTGGAGACGAAACCGGAAGCGATGGATCAGGATGATTGGGAAGAGATGCAGGATAAGGCCGTCTCAACGATTCGACTCTGTTTGTCGGATGACATAACACATCAGGTGATGGACCTCACAACTTGTAAGGAGATGTGGGATAAGTTGGAAAAGATGTATATGTCAAAATCGTTATCTAGCAAACTATACCTCAAGCAGAGGTTGTTCGGTTTGAAGATGTCTGAGAGCGGGGATCTGGTTGCACACGTCAACAACTTCAATCAAATCATCGGGGATCTGGTTCGTGTGGATGTGAAGATTGAGGACGAAGATCAAGCCATGATCTTGTTGTGTTCTCTGCCTCCTCAATATGAGACGTTGTTAACAGCTCTAACAGTCGATAAAAC includes these proteins:
- the LOC108834096 gene encoding DNA-directed RNA polymerase V subunit 5C; this translates as MEEVMAVQWSSENGVSTFDDGTHSHCIAKTEDKGGDESKRFYLARTTALEMLRDRGYQVSDAELSLSLSEFRSGFGEKPDLERLRICVPLRSNPMKKILVVFMGIEPVTVKSVRAIHSQVSGTVGLHGLILVLQGKMNHFARKELATFPCTVETFPIGDLLVNITKHTGQPKIEVLTKEEKEKLMSEHALEDKQLPSLKEKDSFVRYHGLKKGQVVKITYSKEPVGYFVTYRCIF